The following is a genomic window from Euwallacea similis isolate ESF13 chromosome 4, ESF131.1, whole genome shotgun sequence.
tcgaaaacaaCAAAAGTTATCGATAATCAACGCTTTCAGAATATCAACTGTCAGGTCAACCGGGAAACCTTAACAAATTAAGCCGCAATTATGCAACAAAATGGTGTTGAATttagacattcaaatatatctttattcttctttagcatattaaatttatatgacttGTCATTTTACGTAAGACGACTCTCAATCGTTATATTTTGTGAcgtgaataaaaagttaccTGATTTGTACTATAAATTTTCATGGACTATAGTTGAAAGTGTATTGGAATTgttaaattatgattttaattaattttccgaacgaaaaaaattggaattttgacCCACTGTATTCTTCTCGTATTTTGGGGACGTTTTGCATAATACATTTTGTAGCCACTCGAATGAAAACTACGCGTGTTTGAGCATATCTGAGTTAGTAACTTAAGTTTCTTAGggcaaaattaataacatttatatatattattaacaaCAAATGTCCTATGAACTTTATCTACAAGCCATTTTCtatggaaatattgaaatagaGTCTTAATTTCCCTTtggtttgattttttatttttctagaaaCTTATTTGACCCTTTGGGATTTCTTTAGTTTAATgcctttttatgttttcttccAAACACAATTTATTCTCTTCACATCAACCACGCTGTTGTTGTTCTTCTCAGAGAACCAAAACTTGTATTATACCTTCTCGCAACTTCCCCTGCAGATCTGCAGCCTGCATTGCAAATGCAATCGATCTCGGTCCGGAAACTTGAAAGCGGCGAACTTAGCCACTGCTTCTTGGTGGCGCATTGAAGCTATGGGCTTAATAGGCCCGAATTTGGGGGTTGGAAGCAGAGCTTCATCTACTGGACACCCCAGCTCGTCTAACAACTTTTGAGAGGAATCGCCGAGACCGTCGTGAGCGGTACAATCGATCAATCTCCAACCGATACCAGCTAAACAAAGAGGAATAGTAATAAATGGacaattgttaataaaaatatatattttttcacctGGTAATGTGGCTTTCACAGTCAGCAAAACAGTTTCTCCAACCTCAACAATGTCCGCTGGGGCTTGTCCAAAACGTTTCTCTGGGGTGATCTCCATCCAAGCCCTGGCCGCCGCCATTGCCTCCTTTAACTCTTCTTCCAGCTCTCTTTCGTTCAGATCCTTGGACCAACCTTCGTTCATCAATCGGCCTACTCTAGAAACACAaataaatatcgaaatttgTTGCGTGCGGCAGATGCCATCATTAATATCGCGTATAACAGTAACTATAACGAGCAATggcgtaaataaaaattcataatctAGAACGACCTGTGTACATAACTGTTTACAGCAACTGTAAATGCCTGCAATTAGATTTACCTGTGATTCACTTGCTTTCCTGCCTCAATTTCACCCTTTAGAGCCCTGAATAAGGACTGACTTTTGACCAGAAAGGCATCATCCTGCAGCTCGCAATGAACCATCTTTTCCTGATCCGATATCTGTCTGAGGTGCCTGTCTTGTTGGAGCACCAAAGATACAGAGTAGACCATGCGGACTACGTTATTTTTGCCGGGGGCGGACGATAGACGCACCCCACATCCTGACGTGGGGAGGCTCAATGAAAAACTGTTTGAGAGAGTTCCtacaatacaaataaaaataaaattttaaaaatttatatggcTATTTATATACGAGTATATAAccaaaaattttgcattccTGTGCGAAATCTCGAGCAAACGCTACGCCCTTGAAGGGGTGAGCTGTTGAGATGGTGATGTTGAGGTTCTGAGAGTCGCAGCTGGTCGTTACTTTGGTGATTATGTTGCTGGAAGTCTTTGGAGGGTACCTGAGGCTAGGGCTAAAGGCGCTATCCGTTGGGATTGCGATAATTATAATGGCGTAAAATATTAGGGGAGATGGCAGTGGAAGTTCCATATTGACATCATTGGTACCTACATGGAAACACTAATTAAACTTACGGTACTTATGTTTAGTTTAGTAGGTTAGTGCGGCTATCAATTTTAAGATTCTGTGGTTGATTATTACTTAATCCGAATGATTCCCCATTACAATAAGTTTCATTGGGTAAGATAAGAGTGTTCTCATAATGATAAATgtagttttctattttatttttgttaatacttaatttaactttaattgaCAATATTGGAAATTAGTGCATACGCGAACAATTAATAGATGGTTTGTGTGATAAAATGTAGCCATTATTAGAATTAGTAACGATATTATCTGTAGCACACAAACTGTATAGAGCTAAGAAGGACTAGCTATAAGATAAAGTGTTTCTATATAATAACACTGAAAAACGGACTTGGATAgtagttttattacatagagACAATTCATCTTGTAGTTGCtcctttaacttttttatacaattaaacaaaaatgtagaACATTAGTTTTGATATGTAATCAATACATAACAATTTGCCATGTTTGAGTAGTCCTAAAACCAATAAATTCAAAGACGGGGAAACACGataaaatagtaataattatgCTTTGTACGAAGTTTGGCGCTCGTTTTAGACTCAGcgataatatttattatacttaGTGTGTTTCACATACAAATAATGAAGCATTTATACTACTAAAAACATCATTAAAACATCTAAATAATCTAGAAAGTAAGAAAATTGCATTGCGAGTGGTATAAATTACATTCACCATTCTGTTCAGAAACTTACGATCGTGCATCATGTCTTGTGTTTgttattgtacttttttttacttattacgTTCATACTTATTTCCTTTTAACCATTTGTATTTTCTACCAGCAAAATTAAGCCTGAAATTTGggttaaaaagcaaaattctGGCATGCTATAGGAATTCGATTAGGTGTCTCTTATGATCTGTCACAAGCCTCCGATCCTGAATATAATTGTTGCATTTGTTAAGTATTAGAACTAATTAAATCCGCTTCAATTAAGCAGATTCCCACGTTTACTAACGCGAAAATGCAAGAAATAATTGTCTAATAAGCATATTTTCACTTGAGTGAAACACACGTTTCCGCACTCGAGGCCTTTGTTTCTTTGTGAACGGAACATTAATTCATCTCGCATTTTACAATTTGCATTCTGTCATCAATAAATATTCCTACAAGAAGGTCTTATCGATGTTCTTCATAAACCATGACGGACCTCCAAGTCACACTGAGGAGAGTCGTGCCAAAGTCGGACACAACAGTTCGGTCGAattacaaattcaaattacacAGTGACCCAGAGAGAGAAGCGGGCGAGTGTCGAAGATACACACGTAACGCGGCCTGGCCTTGAATGGTAATGACCTCTTCGGCAACGATTATTGTCTTCGAATTAGACATAGCAGCTGGGATACCGCTATTTGTGCACGAATTACCCGCAGTACTGCCGGGCTTCCTCCTTTCTAACCGAAAGTCATATTTGGTTCTCCAAGAGGATGAAGCAGTTTCGATTTAGGCAACCCAAAATACTACCCGTTAACTTCGTTTCTGATCCTGACCATCTTCAGAGATATTTATCGATCTAGCTGAATCCTCTATTGTTATACAATGTTACATAAACAACTGTTTCTTCATTGTCTAATAATTTCTTCATccacttttaatttaacaataaattaattgttttaaacaaaacaaatataaataaagtgTTCGCACAAAGGAGTGAAAATCGCGGTGAGAAAGGCGACGCCGCGGGTTCGGACAATGGCCCAAAGACACTTGGTTTGAGACAATTGAATATACAAATTAAAGAAAGttgttttttgtattaattattaaacgtAA
Proteins encoded in this region:
- the cyr gene encoding uncharacterized protein cyr, which translates into the protein MELPLPSPLIFYAIIIIAIPTDSAFSPSLRYPPKTSSNIITKVTTSCDSQNLNITISTAHPFKGVAFARDFAQECKIFGTLSNSFSLSLPTSGCGVRLSSAPGKNNVVRMVYSVSLVLQQDRHLRQISDQEKMVHCELQDDAFLVKSQSLFRALKGEIEAGKQVNHRVGRLMNEGWSKDLNERELEEELKEAMAAARAWMEITPEKRFGQAPADIVEVGETVLLTVKATLPAGIGWRLIDCTAHDGLGDSSQKLLDELGCPVDEALLPTPKFGPIKPIASMRHQEAVAKFAAFKFPDRDRLHLQCRLQICRGSCEKIDCEESRNGTTTENRIGRSNSDKEGEILDRLEVYNSVEVIAPEIDDANEFRKKIQSADFDSYPFPKIPGDRTFCVSVDKMAITFCALGVIFLVAVGVAAGALVSGKRSQNGMQYYTRSLFSSSSGGSAFGSKLLLQESPVFGQSSSSTSNRMQYGRIL